One Mangrovimonas cancribranchiae DNA segment encodes these proteins:
- a CDS encoding DoxX-like family protein — translation MNQKINNIIIASIWFINGLFCKVLNAVPRHEQIVSKILGEDYSRPLTIIIGILEITMAFWILSNKATKFNTITQIVIIASMNILEFIITPELLFWGKLNALFALVLIVVIYCNHYHINKTHHELI, via the coding sequence ATGAATCAAAAAATAAACAATATAATTATAGCAAGTATCTGGTTTATAAACGGACTGTTTTGTAAGGTTTTAAATGCAGTGCCTAGACACGAACAAATTGTTTCAAAAATTTTGGGTGAAGACTACTCAAGACCTTTAACCATAATAATAGGAATTTTAGAAATTACTATGGCGTTTTGGATTCTATCTAATAAAGCCACAAAATTTAATACTATTACCCAAATTGTAATTATAGCAAGCATGAACATTTTAGAATTCATAATCACTCCTGAACTGTTATTTTGGGGAAAGCTAAACGCATTGTTCGCCCTTGTATTAATCGTCGTTATTTACTGCAATCACTATCATATTAACAAAACGCATCATGAACTTATCTAA
- a CDS encoding ion transporter codes for MKDFIKSIVEINDNKLSRWFAFIIQGLILLSVIAFTVETLPDLKPQTRDILKSIEIVTVIVFTIEYLLRIYVADNKPKFIFSFYGIIDLVSILPFYLAIGFDLRSLRALRFLRIFRVLKMVRYNKAMAHFMFAIKSVKEEIILFVMVTMILIYFSGVGIYYFENQAQPENFSSIFDSLWWAIITLTTVGYGDVYPVTIGGRVFTFLILMIGLGIVAIPTGIISSALTKTMDEKNE; via the coding sequence ATGAAAGATTTTATTAAAAGCATTGTAGAGATTAACGATAATAAATTAAGCCGTTGGTTTGCTTTTATTATTCAAGGGTTAATTTTATTATCGGTTATAGCTTTTACGGTTGAGACGTTACCAGATTTAAAGCCGCAAACAAGAGACATACTCAAGTCTATAGAAATTGTAACCGTTATTGTTTTTACTATAGAATATTTGTTAAGAATTTATGTAGCAGATAATAAACCGAAATTTATTTTTAGTTTCTATGGAATTATTGATTTGGTATCCATTTTACCATTTTACCTAGCGATAGGTTTCGATTTAAGATCGCTTCGTGCCCTTCGTTTTTTACGAATTTTTAGAGTGCTAAAAATGGTTCGATACAATAAAGCTATGGCGCATTTTATGTTTGCTATAAAATCGGTAAAAGAAGAAATTATATTATTTGTCATGGTTACCATGATATTAATTTACTTTTCAGGTGTAGGAATATATTATTTTGAAAATCAGGCGCAGCCAGAAAATTTCTCGTCAATTTTTGATAGTTTATGGTGGGCAATTATTACCTTAACAACCGTAGGTTATGGCGATGTTTATCCCGTAACAATAGGTGGTAGAGTTTTTACATTTTTAATTTTAATGATAGGGTTAGGAATTGTAGCTATTCCAACAGGAATTATTTCATCAGCGTTAACTAAAACTATGGATGAAAAAAATGAGTAA
- a CDS encoding adenylate kinase, giving the protein MKLHDLEFKPFIRAKEIEQTVSRMVTEIANDLKDEVPVFVGILNGSFMFVSDFVKAYPKPCEVTFIKLASYEGVKSTDDIQRLIGLTQDLTGRTVVILEDIIDSGKTLAEVHRIFKNENVKALKIATLFYKPEAYKKDFKLHYVGIEIPTKFIVGYGLDYSGLGRDLPEVYQLKTTQHMTNLVLFGPPGAGKGTQAEFLKEKYNLVHISTGDVFRYNIKNETALGMLAKSYMDKGELVPDQVTIDMLNAEVEKNTDANGFIFDGFPRTNAQAKALDKLMDEKDSQINAMIALEVDDEVLVQRLLERGKTSGRADDADENIIRNRITEYYKKTAILKDFYSAQDKFYGVDGVGSIEEITERLSKVIDNL; this is encoded by the coding sequence GTGAAGCTTCACGATTTAGAATTTAAACCGTTTATAAGAGCTAAAGAAATTGAGCAAACTGTTAGCCGAATGGTAACAGAAATAGCCAATGATTTGAAAGATGAAGTTCCTGTGTTTGTGGGGATTTTAAATGGCTCGTTTATGTTTGTAAGTGATTTTGTAAAAGCCTACCCAAAACCGTGCGAGGTAACATTTATTAAGCTCGCATCTTACGAAGGGGTGAAATCTACAGACGACATTCAAAGACTAATAGGCTTAACACAGGACCTTACGGGACGAACGGTAGTAATTTTAGAAGATATTATTGATTCCGGGAAAACGTTAGCCGAAGTACATCGTATTTTTAAAAATGAAAATGTAAAAGCGCTTAAAATAGCGACTCTATTTTACAAACCCGAAGCTTATAAAAAAGACTTTAAATTACATTATGTAGGTATAGAAATTCCAACAAAATTTATTGTAGGCTATGGTTTAGACTACAGTGGTTTAGGGAGAGACTTGCCAGAAGTATATCAACTTAAAACAACACAACACATGACAAATTTAGTCCTATTTGGACCTCCAGGTGCTGGAAAAGGAACACAAGCAGAATTCTTAAAAGAAAAATACAATTTAGTACATATTTCTACCGGAGATGTGTTCCGATACAATATAAAAAATGAAACTGCTTTAGGAATGCTAGCAAAATCTTACATGGATAAAGGTGAGTTGGTTCCAGACCAAGTAACCATAGATATGCTAAATGCCGAAGTTGAAAAAAATACAGATGCTAACGGTTTTATTTTTGACGGTTTCCCAAGAACCAATGCGCAAGCAAAAGCTTTAGATAAGTTAATGGATGAAAAAGACTCTCAAATTAATGCTATGATTGCACTTGAGGTTGATGATGAGGTGCTTGTTCAACGTTTATTAGAACGCGGAAAAACAAGTGGCCGTGCCGATGATGCCGATGAAAACATTATTAGAAATCGTATAACAGAGTATTATAAAAAAACAGCTATTCTTAAAGACTTTTACTCGGCGCAAGACAAATTTTACGGTGTTGATGGTGTAGGTAGTATAGAAGAAATCACAGAGCGATTAAGTAAGGTTATAGACAACCTTTAA
- a CDS encoding 5-(carboxyamino)imidazole ribonucleotide synthase: MDLFSSNFKLGILGGGQLGKMILYNTRKFDVYTCVLDPSNEAPSKIDCNEFSQGDLMDYDTVVSFGRNVNTLTIEIENVNVDALETLEKEGITVFPSSKTLRTIQNKAKQKLFYIDNNIPTAEFSRFAYTTEIREALNNGGLELPFVWKSAQFGYDGNGVKVIRQLDDLEGLPNVECIAEKMIPFKNELAVIVARNAAGEVKTFPVVEMEFHPEANQVEYVICPARIDETVAKKAQEVALQTSKAFNHVGLLAVEMFQTQDDTILVNEVAPRPHNSGHQTIEASYTSQFEQHLRAILNLPLGKTDSKVGGIMVNLVGAENHTGDVVYENIENIMKMDGVTPHIYGKKQTRPFRKMGHVTIVDKDINTARKIAEQVKNTIKVISK, from the coding sequence ATGGATTTATTCTCCTCTAACTTTAAGCTTGGTATCCTTGGCGGTGGGCAACTTGGCAAAATGATACTCTACAATACAAGAAAATTTGATGTTTACACTTGTGTTTTAGATCCTAGTAACGAAGCTCCTTCAAAAATTGATTGCAACGAATTTTCTCAAGGCGATTTAATGGATTATGACACGGTTGTTTCCTTTGGAAGAAATGTTAATACACTAACCATTGAAATTGAAAACGTTAATGTTGATGCTTTAGAAACTTTAGAAAAGGAAGGCATTACTGTTTTCCCGTCATCTAAAACATTACGCACCATTCAAAATAAAGCCAAACAAAAGTTATTTTATATTGATAACAATATTCCTACTGCCGAATTTTCAAGGTTTGCTTATACTACTGAAATAAGAGAAGCCTTAAACAATGGCGGTTTAGAATTGCCTTTTGTATGGAAAAGTGCCCAATTTGGTTACGATGGAAACGGTGTAAAAGTGATAAGACAACTTGACGATTTAGAAGGACTACCCAATGTAGAATGTATTGCCGAAAAAATGATTCCGTTTAAAAACGAACTGGCCGTTATTGTGGCACGAAATGCTGCTGGCGAGGTTAAAACATTCCCTGTTGTAGAAATGGAGTTTCACCCAGAAGCCAATCAAGTAGAATATGTTATTTGCCCCGCTAGAATAGATGAAACCGTGGCTAAAAAAGCGCAAGAGGTTGCACTTCAAACATCCAAAGCGTTTAATCATGTAGGCTTATTAGCTGTAGAAATGTTTCAAACACAAGACGACACCATTTTAGTTAACGAGGTTGCTCCAAGACCACATAATTCTGGGCATCAAACTATAGAGGCGAGCTACACGTCGCAATTTGAGCAACATTTACGTGCTATTTTAAATCTTCCTTTAGGAAAAACAGATAGTAAAGTTGGCGGTATTATGGTAAATTTAGTTGGTGCAGAAAACCACACTGGTGATGTTGTATACGAAAACATTGAAAACATTATGAAAATGGATGGTGTTACACCACATATTTACGGTAAAAAACAAACTAGGCCATTTAGAAAAATGGGGCACGTTACTATAGTAGATAAAGACATTAATACAGCAAGAAAAATAGCTGAACAAGTAAAAAACACAATTAAAGTAATAAGCAAATAA
- the purE gene encoding 5-(carboxyamino)imidazole ribonucleotide mutase gives MSKVGIIMGSKSDLPVMQDAIDILKEFDIEVDVDIVSAHRTPDKLFDYGSNAHKRDIAVIIAGAGGAAHLPGMVASLSPLPVIGVPVKSRNSIDGWDSVLSILQMPGGVPVATVALDGAKNAGILAAQILGSSNKNILEKIIDYKENLKAKVHESAKNL, from the coding sequence ATGAGTAAAGTAGGTATAATAATGGGAAGTAAAAGCGATTTGCCTGTCATGCAAGACGCTATCGATATTTTAAAAGAATTTGATATAGAAGTAGACGTTGATATTGTATCAGCACATCGTACTCCAGACAAATTATTCGACTATGGTTCCAATGCTCATAAAAGAGATATTGCTGTTATAATTGCTGGTGCTGGTGGTGCGGCTCATTTACCAGGTATGGTTGCCTCTTTATCGCCACTTCCTGTAATTGGTGTTCCTGTAAAAAGCAGAAATTCTATTGATGGTTGGGACTCTGTTCTATCTATTTTACAAATGCCTGGCGGTGTTCCTGTTGCCACTGTTGCTTTAGATGGCGCAAAAAATGCAGGTATTTTAGCTGCGCAAATTTTGGGAAGTTCGAATAAAAATATCCTAGAAAAAATTATAGATTACAAAGAAAACTTAAAAGCGAAAGTTCACGAATCTGCCAAAAATTTATAA
- a CDS encoding MarR family transcriptional regulator, whose translation MKYKEAKDKFISTWGSLGSLWGINKAMAQIQALLFIATKPLSMEDIMDELKISRGNTSMNLRQLMDWGIVTKEIIPGERREYFTTEKDVQELAIIVAKERSRREIKPVIKILKDVSSIEDDGTKNTKELIKQTKALHELTDTIDLMINKAVNQKQNWLTKSLLKLFK comes from the coding sequence ATGAAATACAAAGAAGCCAAAGACAAATTTATTAGCACTTGGGGAAGTTTAGGTTCTCTTTGGGGCATAAATAAAGCTATGGCACAAATACAAGCCCTTCTTTTTATAGCCACAAAACCTTTATCTATGGAAGACATCATGGACGAACTAAAAATTTCCAGAGGTAATACAAGCATGAATCTAAGGCAGTTAATGGATTGGGGTATTGTTACTAAAGAAATTATCCCTGGTGAACGTAGAGAATACTTTACAACAGAAAAAGATGTACAAGAATTAGCAATAATTGTAGCTAAAGAACGAAGCAGACGTGAGATAAAGCCAGTTATAAAAATACTTAAAGACGTTTCATCCATAGAAGATGATGGCACAAAAAATACTAAAGAACTAATAAAACAAACTAAAGCACTACACGAATTAACCGATACAATAGACCTTATGATTAATAAGGCTGTAAACCAAAAGCAAAATTGGTTAACAAAATCATTACTTAAACTTTTTAAATAA
- a CDS encoding DUF4136 domain-containing protein, whose translation MRYIPFVLFLLLVSCAPVKVSYDYDDTVDFSSYKTYNYYSDIKTGLSELDSKRIFTILDKALEKKNLTLSKNPDFYIDLQTSQHKEANRSRVGIGIGGGGRHVGGGVSVGVPVGKDNIKRAIQFDFVDENGKGLFWQAISESSYNSNDTPEERLTQLQTIVDKVLEGYPPKK comes from the coding sequence ATGAGATACATACCTTTTGTCCTCTTTTTGTTACTTGTGTCATGCGCACCGGTTAAAGTAAGTTACGATTATGATGACACTGTAGATTTTTCATCATATAAAACCTATAACTATTATTCCGATATAAAAACAGGATTAAGCGAGTTAGATAGTAAGCGTATCTTTACTATTTTAGATAAAGCTTTAGAAAAGAAAAACCTTACCTTATCTAAAAATCCAGATTTCTATATCGATCTTCAAACTTCTCAGCATAAAGAAGCCAACAGAAGTAGAGTTGGTATAGGTATTGGCGGTGGCGGAAGGCATGTAGGAGGAGGTGTTTCGGTTGGTGTTCCAGTAGGAAAGGACAATATTAAAAGAGCTATCCAATTCGATTTTGTCGATGAAAACGGCAAAGGACTTTTCTGGCAAGCTATTAGTGAAAGCTCTTACAACTCTAACGATACTCCAGAAGAACGCTTAACACAATTGCAAACCATTGTAGATAAAGTATTAGAAGGCTATCCGCCAAAAAAATAA
- a CDS encoding SDR family oxidoreductase, protein MTHKVALITGGTKGIGFGIAKALLDQNINVAITSRSSAKAHEAAGKLNAASKTDAKVFGLKADVRSLESQQEAVNDVLKEFGQLDIVVANAGLGHFASIEDLTPEQWQETIDTNLTGVFNSIKASVDALKASKGYYITISSLAGTNFFAKGSAYNASKFGVTGFTQSVMLDLRQYGIKVSTIMPGSVSTNFNGNEPSDKDAWKIQSEDIGELVVDLIKMNPRTLPSKIEVRPSMPPSK, encoded by the coding sequence ATGACACATAAAGTAGCTTTAATAACAGGCGGAACAAAAGGTATAGGCTTTGGTATTGCGAAAGCTTTATTAGACCAAAATATTAATGTAGCCATCACAAGTAGAAGTAGCGCTAAAGCTCATGAAGCAGCTGGTAAACTTAACGCGGCATCTAAAACCGATGCCAAGGTTTTTGGTTTAAAAGCCGATGTACGAAGTTTAGAAAGTCAGCAAGAAGCCGTTAACGATGTTTTAAAAGAGTTTGGCCAATTAGATATTGTTGTAGCGAATGCTGGTTTAGGGCATTTTGCAAGTATTGAAGATTTAACACCCGAACAATGGCAAGAAACCATCGATACCAATTTAACGGGTGTTTTCAATTCTATAAAAGCGAGTGTCGATGCGTTGAAAGCTTCCAAAGGATATTACATAACTATTTCTAGTTTGGCAGGAACCAATTTCTTTGCCAAGGGTTCTGCGTATAATGCGAGTAAGTTTGGAGTAACAGGATTTACACAATCTGTAATGTTAGATTTAAGACAGTATGGTATAAAAGTAAGTACCATTATGCCGGGGTCGGTTTCTACAAACTTTAATGGTAACGAACCAAGCGATAAAGATGCTTGGAAAATTCAAAGTGAAGATATTGGCGAACTGGTTGTCGATTTAATAAAAATGAATCCACGCACCTTACCAAGTAAAATAGAAGTAAGGCCAAGTATGCCACCAAGTAAATAA
- a CDS encoding M3 family metallopeptidase, whose protein sequence is MIILKQPFDTQHNTAPFSKIKNDHFLPAFKQAIKNAKAEINDITHNSEAPSFKNTIEALDFSGEQLDRVSSIFFNLNSAETNEDIQKIAQEVSPLLSEFSNDITLNEALFKRVKEVYNQKDSLNLNKEQQTLLDKKYKSFSRNGANLPEDKKQQLREIDKELSKLKLTFGENVLAETNKYELHVTNEADLSGLPESAKEDAKQTAEQKGKEGWIITLQYPSYIPFMTYADNRELRKKLALAFGSKGFHNDNLDNQDIVLKIANLRHKRANLLGYKTHAHFVLEERMAKTPETVNTFLNDLLEKAKPAATKEFKKLSDFAKDLDNIDQLQKWDSAYYSEKLKQKLFDLDDEKLKPYFKLENVINGVFTVAKKLYGLNFEEIDTIDKYHPDVLTYKVTDNKGNYISIFYADFFPREGKRNGAWMTVYKPQYVKNGENSRPHISIVCNFTKPTKTKPSLLTFNEVTTLFHEFGHALHGMLANTTYPSLSGTSVFWDFVELPSQVLENWCYEKEALELFATHYETGEVIPMDLIEKIKASSTFHEGMQTLRQLSFGLLDMSWHGQDPSHIKSVKSHELNAFKNTKLYPDVSENCMSTSFSHIFQGGYSSGYYSYKWAEVLDADAFEYFKEDGIFSKTVADKFKENVLSQGGTEDPMTLYKRFRGKEPQPEALLRRAGLIEK, encoded by the coding sequence ATGATTATTTTAAAACAACCTTTTGACACACAACACAATACAGCACCTTTTTCAAAAATTAAAAACGACCATTTTCTTCCTGCTTTTAAACAAGCTATAAAAAATGCTAAAGCTGAAATAAACGACATTACACATAATTCAGAAGCACCTAGTTTTAAGAATACTATAGAAGCCTTAGATTTTTCTGGAGAACAGTTGGATAGAGTCTCAAGTATTTTCTTTAACCTTAATTCTGCTGAAACCAACGAAGATATTCAAAAAATAGCACAAGAAGTTTCACCTTTGCTATCTGAGTTTAGTAACGACATTACTTTAAATGAAGCGTTATTTAAACGTGTTAAAGAAGTTTACAATCAAAAAGATTCTTTAAACCTAAATAAAGAGCAACAAACACTTCTAGATAAAAAGTACAAAAGCTTTTCAAGAAACGGTGCTAACCTACCCGAAGACAAAAAACAACAACTTCGCGAAATAGATAAAGAACTCAGTAAACTAAAACTCACTTTTGGTGAAAATGTTCTAGCAGAAACCAATAAATATGAGCTTCATGTTACCAACGAAGCCGATTTATCTGGACTTCCTGAAAGCGCTAAAGAAGATGCTAAACAAACTGCCGAACAAAAAGGAAAAGAAGGTTGGATTATTACATTACAATACCCTAGTTATATTCCATTCATGACCTATGCAGATAACCGTGAATTACGAAAAAAACTAGCGCTTGCATTTGGTTCTAAAGGGTTTCATAACGATAATCTTGACAACCAAGATATTGTTTTAAAAATTGCCAATCTACGTCATAAACGCGCTAACTTATTAGGCTATAAAACCCACGCCCATTTTGTTCTCGAAGAGCGTATGGCAAAAACCCCAGAAACCGTAAACACCTTTTTAAACGACCTTTTAGAAAAAGCCAAACCCGCTGCTACTAAAGAGTTTAAAAAACTAAGCGATTTTGCTAAAGATTTGGATAATATTGACCAATTACAAAAATGGGATAGCGCTTATTATTCAGAAAAACTAAAACAAAAACTTTTCGACCTAGACGACGAAAAGCTAAAACCTTATTTTAAGTTAGAAAACGTTATTAATGGTGTTTTTACTGTTGCCAAAAAACTTTACGGACTAAATTTTGAAGAAATTGACACTATTGATAAATACCATCCAGACGTTTTAACCTATAAAGTAACCGATAATAAGGGTAACTATATTTCTATTTTCTACGCCGACTTTTTCCCACGTGAAGGAAAACGCAATGGCGCATGGATGACTGTTTACAAACCGCAATATGTAAAAAATGGTGAAAACAGCAGACCACACATTTCTATTGTATGTAATTTTACCAAACCAACAAAAACAAAACCGTCGTTATTAACTTTTAACGAGGTAACCACATTGTTCCACGAGTTTGGACATGCCCTACATGGTATGCTAGCAAACACAACCTACCCAAGTCTTTCAGGAACAAGTGTTTTTTGGGATTTTGTAGAACTACCAAGTCAAGTGTTAGAAAATTGGTGTTACGAAAAAGAAGCCTTAGAATTGTTTGCCACACATTATGAAACTGGCGAAGTGATTCCAATGGACTTAATAGAAAAAATTAAAGCGTCATCAACTTTTCACGAAGGTATGCAAACGTTACGTCAGTTAAGCTTCGGATTATTAGATATGAGTTGGCATGGTCAAGACCCATCACATATAAAAAGTGTAAAAAGTCACGAACTTAATGCTTTTAAAAACACCAAACTTTATCCAGATGTTTCTGAAAATTGTATGAGCACCTCGTTTTCTCATATTTTTCAAGGTGGATATTCTTCAGGATATTATAGCTATAAATGGGCAGAAGTTTTAGATGCCGATGCTTTTGAATATTTTAAAGAAGACGGCATTTTTAGTAAAACTGTAGCAGATAAATTTAAAGAGAACGTACTCTCTCAAGGTGGCACCGAAGATCCAATGACTTTATACAAGCGTTTTCGTGGTAAAGAACCACAACCCGAAGCTTTATTAAGACGTGCAGGATTGATTGAGAAATAA
- the obgE gene encoding GTPase ObgE, which produces MTEGNFVDYVKLYVSSGKGGKGSAHLHREKYIAKGGPDGGDGGRGGNVIIRGNKNLWTLFEYKFKRHFRAEHGGDGGKQRSTGADGADVYMDVPLGTVVRDKLSNDILFEITENGEEKIIAQGGKGGRGNWHFKSATNQTPRYAQPGIPGEEKEIILELKVLADVGLVGFPNAGKSTLLSVVTAAKPKIADYEFTTLKPNLGIVKHREFQTFVMADIPGIIEGAAEGKGLGHYFLRHIERNSTLLFLIPADADDINKQYDILLGELKRYNPEMLDKERFIAISKSDMLDEELKTELKAELDKTLPVNYMFISAVAQQGITELKDKLWDMLNN; this is translated from the coding sequence ATGACAGAAGGAAATTTTGTAGACTACGTAAAACTATATGTGTCATCGGGTAAAGGTGGGAAAGGTTCTGCACATTTACACCGTGAAAAGTATATAGCTAAAGGCGGACCAGATGGAGGTGATGGTGGTCGAGGAGGTAACGTAATAATACGCGGTAACAAAAACCTTTGGACCCTTTTTGAATATAAATTTAAACGCCATTTTAGAGCAGAACATGGTGGCGATGGCGGTAAACAGCGTAGTACAGGAGCCGATGGCGCCGATGTGTATATGGATGTTCCTTTAGGAACGGTTGTTAGAGATAAACTTTCGAATGACATTCTTTTTGAAATTACCGAAAACGGTGAAGAAAAAATTATTGCTCAAGGCGGAAAAGGTGGACGCGGTAATTGGCATTTTAAAAGTGCTACCAATCAAACGCCACGTTATGCGCAACCAGGAATACCAGGAGAGGAAAAAGAAATTATTCTAGAGTTAAAAGTTTTAGCCGATGTAGGTTTAGTAGGATTCCCAAATGCAGGGAAATCTACATTACTATCGGTAGTTACAGCAGCTAAGCCTAAAATTGCCGATTACGAGTTTACAACCCTAAAACCTAATTTAGGGATTGTAAAACATAGAGAATTTCAAACGTTTGTTATGGCAGATATCCCTGGAATTATAGAAGGTGCTGCCGAAGGAAAAGGTCTTGGACATTACTTTTTACGCCATATAGAACGTAACTCTACACTATTATTTTTAATTCCTGCAGATGCCGATGATATTAATAAGCAATACGATATTTTGTTGGGTGAGCTAAAACGCTATAATCCCGAAATGTTAGATAAAGAACGTTTTATTGCGATATCGAAAAGTGATATGTTAGATGAGGAATTAAAAACCGAATTAAAAGCAGAGCTCGATAAGACTCTTCCTGTAAATTATATGTTTATTTCTGCCGTAGCACAACAAGGTATTACCGAGTTAAAAGATAAATTATGGGATATGCTTAACAATTAA
- a CDS encoding DUF664 domain-containing protein — MKNHVFTLIFLFSVFTASSQYQVEPPRGFSQNIGNMVSMLDNLKDRVEGLVKDLTQEQTDFLIDENANRIGAIIYHLAATEAYYQIYTFEGRQFNEEEKAKWETALSLGEKGRKDIQGKPIKYYLNIYDDVRKKTKKLLKQKDDIWFSEKNGVMTNHWAWFHVMEHQANHMGQLAFLTKRLPN; from the coding sequence ATGAAAAACCATGTATTTACCTTAATTTTCTTATTTTCTGTCTTTACAGCATCGTCTCAATATCAAGTAGAACCTCCAAGAGGGTTTAGCCAAAATATTGGTAATATGGTGAGTATGTTAGATAATTTAAAAGATAGAGTAGAAGGATTAGTAAAAGACTTAACCCAAGAGCAAACCGATTTTCTTATCGATGAAAATGCTAATAGAATAGGCGCTATTATTTACCATCTAGCAGCCACCGAAGCGTATTATCAAATATATACTTTTGAAGGTAGACAGTTTAACGAAGAAGAAAAAGCGAAGTGGGAAACAGCATTAAGCTTAGGTGAAAAAGGGCGCAAAGATATCCAAGGGAAGCCTATAAAATACTATTTAAACATTTATGACGATGTTAGAAAGAAAACCAAAAAGTTATTAAAGCAAAAAGATGATATCTGGTTTTCTGAAAAGAATGGTGTAATGACAAACCATTGGGCGTGGTTTCACGTAATGGAGCATCAAGCAAATCATATGGGGCAATTAGCCTTTTTAACAAAACGATTACCAAATTAA